One Patescibacteria group bacterium DNA window includes the following coding sequences:
- the polA gene encoding DNA polymerase I, whose product MPAEAKKLLMIIDGNAVLYRAWHALPPLATKDGRVISGAYGFTMTLLGAVREFKPTHLAVTFDLKGKTFRHEQFHDYKAQREKKPDELYAQIPLIERILAAMNVPVFTAQGFEADDVIGTINEQAKAADAAVGVLIVTGDLDTLQLVDERTRVYTMRRGITDMVVYDDAAVRARFNLRPDQMVDYKGLRGDPSDNIPGVKGIGEVTASALLSEFGSLDELYAALEQDDRRAAKIRPAAKEKLLAGKKEAFEARDLCRIRRDAPVDFKLDRAVFSLPQQAQVRDIFEEFQFARLLQQLPEGSEPAPAKTSELKDEAAKQPSAPTIEDAAARPAAISEPVTIIDDGQAVAALVAEFAHAKIIAFRSSTESADPIAPGLIGLGLTDGSHHYILTKKAVAGGKKSLQEFFADGGKKPTLVCHDLKREINVFYSLGWTIAHPCFDLMIASYLIFSGERRNSLEALLAYFRQLPAADAKDDSVEAKLARLQVELPQLLPLADELRNKLEALQLANFNETLELPLVPVLARMERTGVAIDAAYLQKLSRELGGDIAKLEKRIHKLAGEEFNINSPKQVSRILFEKLELSSAGLKKTAKNKALSTAAAELEKLRGRHEIIDALLEYREVAKMRSTYVEALPALVNAKTGRVHASFNQAVTATGRLSSSDPNLQNIPTAETDLGRRVRNAFIARPGCVLLAADYSQIELRIAAHITGAKAMTKAFLAGEDIHWRTAVEMWGEAEAASKRRIAKAINFGILYGMGPQRLAESSGVTMPEAREFIDRYFAVNPELADYIEAMKEKLSKDGYVETLFGRRRFFPNYHLLNQREKAAAERQAINMPMQGTQADLIKLAMTQIDERLRRDYGEGEEAPRLIIQVHDELIFEVPAALASKVAPVIRELMVGVRKFDVPIAVNLSAGERWGDLVRLAE is encoded by the coding sequence ATGCCAGCTGAAGCTAAAAAATTGCTGATGATCATCGACGGCAACGCGGTCCTGTACCGCGCCTGGCATGCTTTGCCGCCGCTCGCGACCAAGGATGGCCGCGTGATTTCTGGCGCCTACGGTTTCACGATGACGCTGCTCGGCGCCGTCCGCGAATTCAAACCGACGCATCTCGCGGTCACGTTCGATCTCAAAGGCAAGACTTTCCGCCACGAACAGTTCCATGATTACAAGGCACAGCGCGAAAAGAAACCGGACGAACTCTATGCGCAGATCCCGCTCATCGAGCGGATCCTCGCCGCGATGAACGTACCGGTCTTCACGGCCCAGGGTTTCGAAGCCGACGACGTCATCGGCACCATCAACGAACAGGCCAAGGCGGCCGACGCCGCGGTCGGCGTTCTCATCGTGACCGGCGATCTCGACACGCTGCAGCTCGTCGACGAGCGCACGCGCGTCTACACCATGCGCCGCGGCATCACCGACATGGTCGTCTATGACGACGCGGCGGTGCGCGCGCGTTTCAACCTGCGTCCCGACCAGATGGTCGATTACAAAGGACTGCGCGGCGATCCCTCGGACAACATCCCCGGCGTCAAAGGCATCGGCGAGGTCACGGCGAGCGCGCTGCTGTCCGAATTCGGTTCCCTGGACGAGCTCTACGCGGCGCTGGAGCAGGACGACCGGCGCGCGGCCAAGATCAGACCCGCGGCCAAAGAAAAACTTTTGGCCGGCAAAAAAGAAGCCTTCGAAGCCCGCGACCTGTGCCGCATCCGCCGCGACGCGCCGGTTGATTTTAAGCTTGATAGAGCCGTTTTTTCATTGCCCCAGCAAGCGCAGGTCCGCGACATCTTTGAAGAATTCCAGTTCGCCAGATTGCTGCAGCAGCTGCCCGAGGGTTCGGAGCCGGCGCCGGCGAAAACTTCGGAACTGAAAGACGAGGCTGCGAAACAGCCGTCAGCCCCGACCATTGAAGACGCCGCCGCGCGTCCGGCCGCGATCAGCGAGCCGGTCACGATCATTGATGACGGCCAAGCCGTGGCCGCGCTCGTCGCCGAATTCGCGCACGCCAAGATCATCGCGTTCCGTTCGTCCACGGAGAGCGCCGACCCGATCGCGCCCGGCCTTATCGGTCTCGGGCTCACCGACGGATCGCATCATTACATCCTGACCAAGAAAGCTGTTGCTGGCGGAAAAAAATCTCTGCAAGAATTTTTCGCGGATGGCGGCAAGAAGCCCACGCTGGTCTGTCACGACCTGAAGCGCGAGATCAATGTTTTTTATTCTTTGGGTTGGACCATCGCCCATCCGTGTTTCGACCTGATGATCGCGTCCTACCTGATCTTCTCCGGCGAGCGCCGCAATTCGCTCGAGGCCCTGCTCGCCTACTTCCGCCAACTGCCGGCCGCGGATGCCAAGGACGACAGCGTCGAAGCCAAGCTCGCGCGCCTGCAGGTCGAACTGCCGCAGCTGCTCCCGCTCGCTGACGAGCTGCGCAATAAATTGGAAGCGCTGCAACTCGCCAACTTCAACGAAACCCTGGAGCTGCCGCTGGTTCCGGTCCTGGCCCGCATGGAACGGACCGGCGTCGCCATTGACGCGGCTTATCTCCAAAAATTGTCGCGTGAGCTCGGCGGCGACATCGCCAAGCTGGAAAAGCGCATCCATAAATTGGCGGGCGAAGAGTTCAACATCAATTCCCCGAAACAGGTCAGCCGGATACTTTTTGAAAAGCTGGAGCTTTCTTCCGCCGGCCTGAAAAAAACCGCTAAAAACAAGGCTTTATCGACCGCCGCGGCGGAGCTCGAGAAATTGCGCGGCCGCCATGAGATCATTGACGCCCTCCTGGAATACCGCGAGGTCGCGAAAATGCGTTCGACTTACGTGGAGGCGCTGCCGGCGCTCGTCAACGCGAAGACCGGGCGCGTCCACGCCAGTTTCAATCAGGCCGTGACCGCGACCGGACGGCTGTCTTCGTCTGATCCGAACCTCCAGAATATCCCGACCGCCGAGACCGATCTCGGCCGCCGCGTGCGGAACGCTTTCATTGCGCGTCCAGGCTGTGTCCTGCTCGCGGCCGACTATTCGCAGATCGAGTTGCGCATCGCCGCGCACATCACCGGAGCGAAAGCCATGACCAAAGCGTTCCTGGCCGGCGAGGACATCCATTGGCGCACCGCGGTCGAGATGTGGGGCGAGGCCGAGGCCGCGTCGAAGCGGCGCATCGCCAAAGCGATCAATTTCGGCATCCTCTACGGCATGGGCCCGCAGCGGCTCGCCGAAAGTTCCGGCGTCACGATGCCGGAGGCGCGCGAATTCATCGACCGCTACTTCGCCGTGAATCCCGAACTCGCCGATTACATCGAGGCGATGAAAGAGAAATTGAGTAAGGATGGTTACGTCGAGACGTTGTTTGGCCGCCGCCGTTTTTTCCCGAATTATCATCTGTTGAATCAGCGTGAGAAGGCTGCGGCCGAGCGCCAGGCCATCAACATGCCGATGCAGGGCACGCAAGCCGATCTCATCAAGCTGGCCATGACGCAAATCGACGAGCGTCTCCGCCGCGACTACGGCGAGGGCGAGGAAGCGCCGCGGCTGATCATCCAGGTTCACGACGAACTCATTTTCGAAGTTCCCGCAGCGCTCGCTAGCAAGGTCGCGCCGGTCATCCGCGAACTCATGGTCGGCGTCAGGAAGTTCGACGTGCCGATCGCGGTCAATCTCAGTGCTGGCGAACGGTGGGGCGATCTGGTGCGGTTGGCCGAGTAG
- a CDS encoding RMD1 family protein: MATKYQVLAYYVRNSLDLAKIEQKNLDLPLLSLVRKERNLLVYQSGDSHYVCVYAFGVVTVCGIEDKKEIAKLLKRFAYGEEMAEGKDPKVLPEDYAIMIEPEQPESVEFGHVQLKQFTLERFLLISHVMAQSVAIDFVERRIAETQQALERIHGVLEAHGKLVATNTRSILKTVGMSGNMVHFMVTRLSLLDKPDIAWEDKDAEALFLKLRSMFELDDRFEALRFKLEFIKDSSEMLINIISTKRAEFMEVIIIVLIAVEILLAMLGVM; encoded by the coding sequence ATGGCCACCAAGTATCAGGTTCTCGCTTATTACGTCAGGAATTCGCTTGATCTAGCCAAGATCGAGCAGAAGAATCTTGACCTGCCATTATTGTCCCTGGTGCGCAAAGAGCGCAATCTGCTCGTCTACCAGTCGGGCGACAGCCATTATGTCTGCGTCTACGCCTTCGGCGTCGTGACCGTTTGCGGCATCGAGGACAAGAAAGAGATCGCCAAACTCCTGAAGCGTTTTGCTTATGGCGAAGAGATGGCCGAGGGCAAGGATCCCAAGGTGCTGCCGGAAGATTATGCCATCATGATCGAACCCGAGCAGCCGGAGAGCGTCGAATTCGGCCATGTCCAGCTGAAACAGTTCACCCTGGAAAGGTTCCTGCTGATCTCCCACGTCATGGCGCAATCCGTGGCGATCGATTTCGTCGAGCGGCGCATCGCCGAGACCCAGCAGGCCCTGGAGCGCATCCATGGCGTGCTCGAGGCGCACGGCAAGCTCGTGGCCACCAACACCCGCAGTATCCTGAAGACCGTCGGTATGAGCGGCAACATGGTGCATTTCATGGTGACGAGGTTGTCCTTGCTCGACAAGCCGGACATCGCCTGGGAGGACAAGGACGCCGAGGCGCTGTTCCTGAAGCTGCGTTCGATGTTCGAACTCGACGACCGCTTCGAAGCGCTGCGGTTCAAACTGGAGTTCATCAAGGACAGTTCGGAGATGCTCATCAACATCATCAGCACGAAGCGCGCGGAGTTCATGGAGGTCATCATCATCGTGCTGATCGCCGTGGAGATCCTGTTGGCCATGCTCGGCGTCATGTGA